The DNA window GACTTGTGGGGGTTGTGGGGATTTAAGGTTTGAGATTGATAGTGAGGATTTGGATGTGGCTGAAGAAGATGAGGATTGTGTTCATAGTGGAGATTCTGGTGTTTCTTTCGAATTGGGTAAAGATGTTCCTCTTTTCATATGCTTGTATGTCCAACATTTCATGTGAATACTCCTCTCTGTATTCAGATAATCAAATTCAAAGGATAACTAAACCACATAGTTCCATATCCAGAAGAAGCATTAAAAATAAACCACCCCAAAGCAAAAGATTACAAACCGCCATGGCCAGTTCGTGTGTACAGAAGGCAAGCTAAAAAATTACCATTAAAAAGCACACTAATAATCAACAACTACATACAAATCTACAATGATGTAGAGCAAACCACTgtcatattaaaattaaaacgaTACAAATCACAATAAACCATGAATTAAATCCTCTtcaaaaactaaataaataGCGAAAAGAAAGCATTTCTATTCTTAATACTCACAAAAGCGCGTCTAATTACCagcatttataaattaaaaaaaacattaaaacatCGAATATGAAAACGCAAACCCTAGTTCTTAAATTACCCCCAAATCGtagaaaaccctaaaataaaaaaacgaCGCCATTTTCAAGAGCTAGTAAATTTCGTCACCGCCTTAGTCCCCTCAGAGACCGCGTGCTTTGCAAGCTCTCCGGGAAGCACCAGTCTCACGGCAGTCTGGATCTCGCGAGAGGTAATTGTAGGCTTCTTGTTGTACCTGGCCAATCGTGACGACTCCTGGGCAAGCTTCTCAAAGATATCGTTGATGAAACTATTCATGATCCCCATGGCCTTGCTTGAGACCCCGATGTCAGGATGAACCTGCTTAAGCACCTTGAAGATGTAGATCTTGTAGGTCTCTGTGCTCTTCTTCGtccgcttcttcttcttgtctccTGCAGCCGCTCCGGCTTCCTTGGGGAGCTTCTTTCCGGCCTTTGGCTTCTTCTCAGCCGGAGCTTTCTCCGTCACGGTCTTCTTCTCCTCCGTCGGCTTCTCGGAGGCAGGCTTCTTCTCCGCCGGCTTCTTGGCAGCCTTGGGTGCCATGGAGACTTTCAAGTAAAGCCAAAAAGAAACTCTTTACAGAGAGATAGAAGCGAACGACGAGTGGTCTTGCGTACTGATTGATTGCAAGTATAAGGAAGAATAAGTCTCGAGTTAAGAATTTATAGATAGGAATAGTTGAATTTTATTGGAGGATGAGGGAAGACGCGGATCGGTGACATGGCAAAGCGAAAAACTGTTCGATATTAGGTTAAATGGAATGAGCATAATGGCTAGTAGAGATGCCTAAAGAATGTTGTCGACTTATCGTGCGATATGCTTGACAGGTGGTGTGATATTATTTGATAGAAGGCaggaaatatttttttcctcataGTTCATAGCCGGCCCACCTAAAGCCCAAACTCAGCACTAGCAATAGTGCAAGTTTAGGCTAGGCCatgagattttatgttttgttgatatgattgtattggGAGATGGTGTTTTGatatagttttattgtggataatatgaagACATGAGATATTATTGGTCTCTATGTTGGGTGGAAAAGAATAATACATATGAATTTGTATTTTGTAgatgtgattatattgaaaaacgtgtttgacttgattttttatataatagatgtgtgatataaaaatgatttttattgATCCAGGAGTACTTGCATCACCCCACCTAGAGGCTAGAAAGTAGAATCCAAACTCACCCTACCACACGCTCACAGGCACACACATGCACATATCCACAGAAAAAAAGAGGCACGCTTACACCCCCAAAGAATGCAACCCTGGCCAGATGGGCTGGGCTACCGGGTGTATTTGGATTTGGATCAATAAAATAACAATTT is part of the Tripterygium wilfordii isolate XIE 37 chromosome 7, ASM1340144v1, whole genome shotgun sequence genome and encodes:
- the LOC120001567 gene encoding histone H2B-like; protein product: MAPKAAKKPAEKKPASEKPTEEKKTVTEKAPAEKKPKAGKKLPKEAGAAAGDKKKKRTKKSTETYKIYIFKVLKQVHPDIGVSSKAMGIMNSFINDIFEKLAQESSRLARYNKKPTITSREIQTAVRLVLPGELAKHAVSEGTKAVTKFTSS